The following are from one region of the Shinella sp. PSBB067 genome:
- a CDS encoding sugar ABC transporter substrate-binding protein, translating into MKRLLTAALLTTLMASSALADTTLKLVEVITSPERTETLKSIVGKFEAANPGTKVEIISLPWGEAFQKFATMVSAGEVPDVMEMPDTWLSLYANNGMLESLEPYLEKWEHTPGLTARALELGRDIKNTAYMLPYGFYLRAMFYNKKLLAEAGVSEPPKTLDEFAEASKKVSALPGKYGYCLRGGPGGLNGWVMFGASMAGSNKFFNEDGTSTFNSEGWVKGLTFLIDLYKNGYAPKDSVNWGFNEIVAGFYSGTCAFLDQDPDALIAIAERMKAEDYGIMTMPKGPDGKTFPTIGFAGWSMFASSANKDLSWKLIETLEGPEGNIEWNKRTGALPVHTSAEKDPFYSSEQFKGWFAELEDKDAVPTVMPTHLEEFAFFKDSLVIKTSQEALLGDITPEDLANQWADYLTKAQQKFLAKQ; encoded by the coding sequence ATGAAAAGACTTCTGACTGCGGCGCTTCTCACCACGCTGATGGCTTCCAGCGCGCTGGCCGATACCACGCTGAAGCTCGTCGAGGTGATCACCAGCCCCGAGCGCACGGAAACGCTGAAATCCATCGTCGGCAAGTTCGAGGCGGCCAATCCCGGCACCAAGGTCGAGATCATCTCGCTGCCCTGGGGCGAGGCGTTCCAGAAATTCGCGACCATGGTCTCGGCCGGCGAGGTGCCTGATGTCATGGAAATGCCCGACACCTGGCTGTCGCTCTACGCCAATAACGGCATGCTGGAGAGCCTGGAGCCCTATCTCGAAAAATGGGAACACACGCCGGGCCTGACGGCACGCGCCCTGGAACTCGGCCGCGACATCAAGAACACGGCCTATATGCTGCCCTACGGCTTCTATCTTCGCGCCATGTTCTACAACAAGAAGCTGCTGGCCGAGGCCGGCGTTTCCGAGCCGCCGAAGACGCTGGACGAATTCGCGGAAGCCTCAAAGAAGGTCTCGGCCCTGCCGGGCAAGTACGGCTATTGCCTTCGCGGCGGGCCGGGCGGCCTCAACGGCTGGGTGATGTTCGGCGCCTCCATGGCCGGCTCCAACAAGTTCTTCAACGAGGACGGCACCTCCACCTTCAACAGCGAGGGCTGGGTCAAGGGCCTCACCTTCCTGATCGACCTCTACAAGAACGGCTACGCGCCGAAGGACAGCGTCAACTGGGGCTTCAACGAGATCGTCGCGGGCTTCTATTCCGGCACCTGCGCCTTCCTCGATCAGGACCCGGACGCGCTGATCGCCATCGCCGAGCGCATGAAGGCGGAAGATTACGGCATCATGACCATGCCGAAGGGCCCGGACGGCAAGACCTTCCCGACCATCGGTTTTGCCGGCTGGTCGATGTTCGCCTCCAGTGCCAACAAGGACCTGTCCTGGAAATTGATCGAGACGCTCGAAGGGCCGGAAGGCAATATCGAGTGGAACAAGCGCACCGGCGCGCTGCCGGTGCACACGTCGGCGGAAAAGGATCCGTTCTATTCGAGCGAGCAGTTCAAGGGCTGGTTCGCCGAGCTTGAGGACAAGGATGCCGTGCCGACCGTGATGCCGACGCATCTGGAGGAATTCGCCTTCTTCAAGGATTCGCTTGTCATCAAGACCTCGCAGGAGGCCCTTCTCGGCGACATCACGCCGGAAGACCTCGCCAACCAGTGGGCGGACTACCTGACCAAGGCGCAGCAGAAGTTCCTGGCGAAGCAATAA
- a CDS encoding carbohydrate ABC transporter permease translates to MTHAAYHPATRPFRKRFADAAEPYLYSAPALILIVAVMLVPLVLGISYAFRDIQLLNPFSGGFIGLDHFRALGQDQAFFRALRNTLWWTGASVFLQFVFGLILALLLDKPFAGRGLAQALCFLPWAVPSFLAGLNWAWLFNPVIGPLPHWMYAFGILDAPNNILSDPQLAMWGPIIANVWWGIPFFAITLLAALQAIPRDLYEAASIDGAGPVQRFVSITLPFLAPTIAITILLRTVWISNFADLIVVMTNGGPADRTQIVASYIFTQAFKRLDFGYASAIALVLLVLLLVYSLLIVLLRQTLLNKD, encoded by the coding sequence ATGACCCATGCTGCCTATCACCCGGCCACGCGGCCGTTCAGAAAGCGGTTCGCCGATGCTGCGGAGCCCTATCTCTACAGCGCGCCGGCGCTCATCCTGATCGTCGCCGTGATGCTGGTGCCGCTGGTGCTCGGCATTTCCTACGCCTTCCGCGATATCCAACTCCTCAATCCCTTCTCCGGCGGTTTCATCGGGCTCGACCATTTCCGGGCGCTGGGGCAGGACCAGGCCTTCTTCCGGGCCCTGCGCAACACGCTCTGGTGGACGGGCGCCTCGGTCTTCCTGCAATTCGTCTTCGGGCTCATCCTCGCGCTGCTGCTGGACAAGCCCTTTGCCGGCCGCGGGCTGGCGCAGGCGCTCTGCTTCCTGCCATGGGCGGTGCCCAGCTTCCTTGCCGGCCTCAACTGGGCCTGGCTCTTCAACCCTGTCATCGGTCCGCTGCCGCACTGGATGTACGCCTTCGGCATTCTCGACGCGCCCAACAACATCCTGTCCGATCCGCAGCTTGCCATGTGGGGGCCGATCATCGCCAATGTCTGGTGGGGCATTCCGTTCTTCGCGATCACCCTGCTTGCCGCGCTGCAGGCGATCCCGCGCGATCTCTACGAGGCCGCGAGCATCGACGGGGCAGGGCCGGTCCAGCGTTTCGTCTCGATCACGCTGCCGTTCCTCGCGCCCACCATCGCCATCACCATCCTCCTGCGCACCGTCTGGATATCCAACTTCGCCGACCTCATCGTCGTCATGACGAATGGCGGGCCGGCCGATCGCACGCAGATCGTCGCGAGCTACATCTTCACGCAAGCCTTCAAGCGGCTGGATTTCGGCTATGCCTCGGCCATCGCGCTCGTGCTGCTGGTCCTGCTTCTCGTCTATTCGCTGCTGATCGTGCTTCTGCGCCAGACGCTGCTCAACAAGGACTGA
- a CDS encoding carbohydrate ABC transporter permease — translation MRTRKIAVTVAHRLAILAYIAFALFPLFWLLKVSVTPNDLLYSEGVRMWPSRATLEHYTFVIAHSAFPTFFKNSLIVAGSTAVTVTILASLAGYALSRFRFRAKYWIVALMLITQMFPLVMLVAPIFKMLSPLGLTNSLTGLVIVYTAFNVPFATFLMQSFFDGIPKDLEEAAMIDGATQFIAFRQIILPLTLPGIAATLGFVFTAAWSELLFALMLISGNDAATFPVGLLTFVSKFSVDFGQMMAAGILALIPACLFFLLIQRYLVQGLTAGAVKG, via the coding sequence ATGCGAACCCGCAAAATCGCCGTCACCGTCGCGCACCGGCTCGCAATCCTCGCCTATATCGCCTTCGCGCTCTTTCCGCTCTTCTGGCTGCTCAAGGTGTCGGTGACGCCGAACGACCTGCTCTACAGCGAGGGCGTGCGCATGTGGCCGTCACGCGCGACGCTGGAGCACTATACCTTCGTCATCGCCCACAGCGCCTTCCCGACCTTCTTCAAGAACAGCCTGATCGTCGCGGGCTCGACCGCGGTGACGGTGACGATCCTTGCCTCGCTCGCCGGCTATGCGCTGTCGCGCTTCCGCTTCCGGGCGAAATACTGGATCGTCGCGCTGATGCTGATCACGCAGATGTTCCCGCTCGTCATGCTGGTCGCGCCGATCTTCAAGATGCTCTCGCCGCTCGGCCTCACCAACAGCCTCACCGGCCTCGTCATCGTCTACACCGCCTTCAACGTGCCGTTCGCGACCTTCCTCATGCAGTCCTTCTTCGACGGCATTCCGAAGGACCTGGAGGAGGCGGCGATGATCGACGGGGCGACGCAGTTCATCGCCTTCCGCCAGATCATCCTGCCGCTGACGCTGCCCGGCATCGCCGCCACGCTCGGCTTCGTCTTCACCGCCGCATGGAGCGAACTGCTCTTCGCGCTGATGCTGATCTCCGGCAACGACGCGGCGACCTTCCCGGTCGGGCTCCTTACCTTCGTCTCGAAATTCTCCGTCGATTTCGGGCAGATGATGGCGGCGGGCATTCTCGCGCTCATCCCGGCCTGCCTCTTCTTCCTGCTCATCCAGCGCTATCTCGTGCAGGGCCTGACGGCCGGCGCGGTCAAAGGCTGA
- a CDS encoding ABC transporter ATP-binding protein codes for MASIDIEGIRKSFGAFPVLHGVDLAIRDGEFIVLVGPSGCGKSTLLRMIAGLEEVTAGDIRIDGKRVNDLAPKDRDIAMVFQSYALYPHMSVADNMSYSLRLRRSTKEKIASAVSGAAAKLGLDPLLERRPRALSGGQRQRVAMGRAIVRQPKAFLFDEPLSNLDARLREQMRAEIKKLHGDLRATSIYVTHDQIEAMTLADRIVAMHGGVVQQVGSPLDLYDRPANLFVAGFIGSPGMNFFEGRYIVSGDRADLRLANGVMLPVRRMAGIESGAAATLGIRPEHVAIDGGGALEAKVDLIEPTGFGIIMHVSVHDVPLKIFTLDRAMLTPGATVRIDLPQERLHLFDEEGRRLDRPPA; via the coding sequence ATGGCTTCCATCGATATTGAGGGCATCCGCAAGAGCTTCGGCGCCTTTCCCGTGCTGCACGGCGTCGACCTTGCCATCAGGGACGGCGAGTTCATCGTGCTGGTCGGCCCCTCCGGCTGCGGAAAATCGACGCTGCTGCGCATGATCGCCGGCCTTGAGGAGGTCACGGCCGGCGACATCCGTATCGACGGCAAGCGCGTCAACGATCTTGCCCCCAAGGATCGCGACATCGCCATGGTGTTCCAGTCCTATGCGCTCTATCCGCATATGAGCGTCGCCGACAACATGAGCTACAGCCTGCGCCTGCGCCGCTCCACCAAGGAGAAGATCGCCAGCGCCGTCAGCGGCGCGGCCGCGAAGCTCGGGCTCGACCCGCTCCTGGAGCGCCGTCCGCGCGCCCTTTCCGGCGGCCAGCGCCAGCGCGTCGCCATGGGCCGCGCCATCGTGCGCCAGCCGAAGGCCTTTCTCTTCGACGAGCCGCTGTCGAACCTCGATGCGCGCCTGCGCGAGCAGATGCGCGCCGAAATCAAGAAACTGCACGGCGACCTGCGCGCCACCTCCATCTACGTGACGCACGACCAGATCGAGGCCATGACGCTCGCCGACCGCATCGTCGCCATGCATGGCGGCGTGGTGCAGCAGGTCGGCTCGCCGCTCGACCTCTACGACCGCCCCGCCAACCTCTTCGTCGCGGGCTTCATCGGCTCGCCCGGCATGAACTTCTTCGAGGGACGCTATATCGTTTCCGGCGACCGGGCCGACCTGCGGCTCGCAAACGGCGTGATGCTGCCCGTCCGCAGGATGGCGGGCATCGAAAGCGGCGCGGCGGCAACGCTCGGCATCCGCCCGGAACATGTGGCGATCGACGGGGGCGGTGCGCTGGAGGCCAAGGTCGACCTCATCGAGCCGACCGGCTTCGGCATCATCATGCATGTGAGCGTGCACGACGTGCCGCTGAAGATCTTCACGCTCGACCGCGCCATGCTCACCCCCGGCGCGACGGTGCGCATCGACCTGCCGCAGGAGAGGCTCCACCTCTTCGACGAGGAAGGGCGCCGCCTCGACCGGCCGCCCGCATGA